A region of Granulicella sibirica DNA encodes the following proteins:
- a CDS encoding B12-binding domain-containing radical SAM protein — protein MSVHLVNPSDNSFGTAVITPRWLFVLAAATPAIAGDPILIDESLEQIVPESITPGDIVGISVHTGNALRGYEVGRMARKRGAWVVYGGIHATLFPEECFKLGNAHSVVTGDGDIAWGKAVVDCMNGAPEHIYDGGRIGGTDFLAARWDLMPKDKYMWASVQTIRGCPKHCSFCSVWRTDGQKPRQRQFQSVIDEIIDLRRIGFRFIALADDNFYPVTLTDLRLAREQGNTAKVEELTAIRDERFALMAELAKLPKDMVFFTQITMEAGEDGEYLDAMRKANIKGALVGVEAVTPEGLKAVFKDFNYSGEALARQLQTFKKHGVHVLGSFIFGLPTDKPATFDATVDMALKAGVTFAQFVMMTPFPGTVDFARWEKEQALAPEMVGDTPITRYWLIPTAIRPKMFTPHPSMSSSEISQRTQKVWDRFYDWPSIWERSACTPNLKARIAFMFLSKLYRQMYAGTGISTDSARRKKSKTWARWTAKQCRKLFSSPPMPELQSPVWDLSFVRKAPVFLQPALPVANGPFTVLSGD, from the coding sequence ATGAGCGTTCATCTTGTGAACCCCAGCGATAATTCGTTTGGAACTGCCGTTATTACTCCCCGTTGGTTGTTCGTCCTCGCCGCAGCCACACCCGCTATCGCCGGCGACCCCATCCTGATCGACGAGTCCCTCGAGCAGATCGTCCCCGAAAGCATCACCCCCGGCGATATTGTCGGCATCAGCGTCCACACCGGCAACGCCCTTCGCGGCTACGAGGTTGGTCGCATGGCCCGCAAGCGCGGAGCCTGGGTCGTCTACGGCGGCATCCACGCCACGCTCTTCCCCGAAGAATGCTTCAAGCTCGGCAACGCCCACTCCGTCGTCACCGGCGACGGGGACATCGCCTGGGGCAAGGCCGTCGTCGACTGCATGAATGGAGCCCCTGAACACATCTACGACGGCGGACGCATCGGCGGAACCGACTTCCTCGCCGCCCGCTGGGACCTCATGCCGAAGGACAAGTACATGTGGGCCTCCGTCCAGACCATCCGGGGCTGCCCAAAGCACTGCTCCTTCTGCAGCGTCTGGCGCACCGATGGCCAGAAGCCCCGCCAGCGCCAGTTCCAGTCCGTCATCGACGAGATCATCGACCTCCGCCGCATCGGCTTCCGCTTCATCGCCCTCGCCGACGACAACTTCTACCCTGTCACCCTCACCGACCTCCGCCTCGCCCGCGAGCAGGGAAACACCGCCAAGGTCGAAGAACTCACCGCCATCCGCGACGAGCGCTTCGCGCTCATGGCCGAGCTCGCCAAGCTCCCCAAGGACATGGTCTTCTTCACCCAGATCACCATGGAAGCCGGAGAAGACGGCGAGTACCTCGACGCCATGCGCAAGGCCAACATCAAGGGAGCCCTCGTCGGCGTCGAAGCCGTCACCCCCGAAGGCCTCAAGGCCGTCTTCAAGGACTTCAACTACTCCGGCGAAGCCCTCGCCCGCCAGCTCCAGACGTTCAAGAAGCACGGCGTCCACGTCCTCGGCTCCTTCATCTTCGGCCTGCCCACCGACAAGCCCGCCACCTTCGACGCCACCGTCGACATGGCCCTCAAGGCCGGCGTCACCTTCGCCCAGTTCGTCATGATGACCCCTTTTCCCGGCACCGTCGACTTCGCCCGCTGGGAAAAAGAGCAGGCCCTAGCCCCCGAGATGGTCGGCGACACGCCCATCACACGCTACTGGCTGATCCCCACCGCCATCCGTCCCAAGATGTTTACCCCGCACCCGTCGATGAGTTCGTCCGAGATTAGCCAGCGCACCCAGAAAGTCTGGGACCGCTTCTACGACTGGCCCTCCATCTGGGAGCGCTCCGCCTGTACCCCGAACCTGAAGGCCCGCATCGCCTTCATGTTCCTCTCCAAGCTCTACCGACAGATGTACGCCGGAACCGGCATCTCGACCGACAGCGCCCGCCGCAAGAAGTCGAAAACCTGGGCCCGCTGGACCGCGAAGCAATGCCGTAAGCTCTTCAGCTCCCCCCCGATGCCCGAACTCCAGTCGCCGGTCTGGGATCTTTCGTTCGTCAGGAAAGCCCCCGTCTTCCTCCAGCCCGCGCTCCCTGTCGCCAATGGGCCATTCACCGTCCTCTCCGGGGATTAG
- the adh gene encoding aldehyde dehydrogenase, which translates to MTAVHPGVFGYPVSIRKQYQNFIGGEWVAPASGQYFENVTPVTGEVLCEIPRSNAADVDRALDAAHKSKTAWGKTSPAQRARMLEQIAQRMEDNLEMLATVETWDNGKAIRETMAADLPLAIDHFRYFAGCIRAQEGGISEIDHNTVAYHYHEPLGVIGLIIPWNFPILMAVWKLAPALAAGNAVVLKPAEQTPLSILVLAELIADILPPGVLNIVNGFGLEAGKPLASSPRIQKVAFTGETTTGRLIMQYASQNIIPVTLELGGKSPNIFFADVAQSDDAFFNKALEGFTMFALNQGEVCTCPSRALIQDTLYDQFMEKAIKRVQAIKQANPLDKTTMMGAQASNEQLEKILSYIDIGKQEGAEVLTGGKRAALEGDLANGFYVEPTIFKGHNKMRIFQEEIFGPVVSVTTFHDQDEALALANDTLYGLGAGVWTRDMNRAYAMGRGIQAGRVWTNCYHLYPAHAAFGGYKQSGIGRENHKMMLDHYQQTKNVLVSYSPDAMGFF; encoded by the coding sequence TTGACCGCAGTGCATCCGGGAGTCTTCGGCTACCCCGTCTCCATCCGCAAGCAGTATCAGAACTTCATCGGCGGCGAGTGGGTCGCCCCCGCCTCCGGCCAGTACTTCGAGAACGTCACCCCCGTTACCGGCGAAGTCCTCTGCGAGATCCCCCGCTCGAACGCCGCCGACGTCGACCGCGCCCTCGATGCCGCCCACAAGTCCAAGACCGCCTGGGGTAAAACATCCCCCGCCCAGCGCGCCCGCATGCTCGAGCAGATCGCCCAGCGCATGGAAGACAACCTCGAGATGCTCGCCACCGTCGAGACCTGGGACAACGGCAAAGCCATCCGCGAGACCATGGCCGCCGACCTTCCCCTCGCCATCGACCACTTCCGCTACTTCGCCGGCTGCATCCGCGCCCAGGAAGGCGGCATCTCCGAGATCGACCACAACACCGTCGCCTACCACTACCACGAGCCTCTCGGCGTCATCGGCCTCATCATCCCGTGGAACTTCCCCATCCTCATGGCCGTCTGGAAGCTCGCCCCCGCCCTCGCCGCCGGCAACGCCGTCGTCCTCAAGCCCGCCGAACAGACTCCGCTCTCCATCCTTGTCCTCGCCGAACTCATCGCCGACATCCTGCCCCCCGGCGTCCTCAACATCGTCAACGGCTTCGGCCTCGAAGCAGGGAAGCCCCTCGCCTCGAGCCCCCGCATCCAGAAGGTAGCCTTCACCGGCGAGACCACCACCGGCCGCCTCATCATGCAGTACGCCTCGCAGAACATCATCCCGGTCACCCTCGAACTCGGAGGCAAGTCCCCCAACATCTTCTTCGCCGACGTCGCCCAGTCAGACGACGCCTTCTTCAACAAGGCCCTCGAAGGCTTCACCATGTTCGCCCTCAATCAGGGCGAGGTCTGCACCTGTCCCTCCCGTGCTCTCATCCAGGACACCCTCTATGACCAGTTCATGGAGAAGGCCATCAAGCGCGTTCAGGCCATCAAGCAGGCCAACCCGCTCGACAAGACCACCATGATGGGAGCCCAGGCCTCGAACGAGCAACTCGAGAAGATCCTCTCCTACATCGACATCGGCAAGCAGGAAGGAGCTGAAGTCCTCACCGGAGGCAAGCGCGCCGCCCTCGAAGGCGACCTCGCCAACGGCTTCTACGTCGAACCGACCATCTTCAAGGGACACAACAAGATGCGCATCTTCCAGGAGGAGATCTTCGGCCCCGTCGTCTCCGTCACGACGTTCCACGATCAGGACGAAGCCCTGGCCCTCGCCAACGACACCCTCTACGGTCTCGGCGCCGGCGTCTGGACCCGCGACATGAACCGCGCCTACGCCATGGGCCGAGGCATCCAGGCCGGACGCGTCTGGACCAACTGCTACCATCTCTATCCCGCCCACGCCGCCTTCGGAGGGTACAAGCAGTCCGGCATCGGCCGCGAAAACCACAAGATGATGCTCGACCACTACCAGCAGACCAAGAACGTCCTCGTCAGCTACAGTCCCGACGCAATGGGCTTCTTCTAA
- a CDS encoding DUF779 domain-containing protein, translated as MTITTTAPAQVLRTEAAAALMQSLEAKHGPLMFHQSGGCCDGSSPMCFPLGDFLVGDNDILLATLDGAPFYMSRPQFEYWKHTQLILDVVPGRGGMFSLEGSEGVRFLIRSRVFTGEEIAALRSGGRI; from the coding sequence ATGACCATCACAACCACCGCACCCGCTCAAGTCCTCCGAACCGAAGCAGCAGCGGCTCTCATGCAATCGCTCGAAGCGAAGCATGGGCCGCTGATGTTTCACCAGTCCGGCGGCTGCTGCGACGGAAGCTCCCCCATGTGCTTCCCCTTGGGAGACTTCTTAGTAGGCGACAACGACATACTCCTCGCCACCCTCGACGGAGCCCCTTTTTACATGAGCCGCCCCCAGTTCGAATACTGGAAGCACACCCAACTCATCCTCGACGTAGTCCCAGGCCGCGGAGGCATGTTCTCACTGGAAGGCAGCGAAGGCGTCCGCTTTCTCATTCGCTCAAGGGTCTTCACCGGCGAAGAGATCGCTGCTCTCCGCTCTGGAGGCCGTATCTAG
- the rimO gene encoding 30S ribosomal protein S12 methylthiotransferase RimO, translating into MTSPALLDENATSVPARPKVGFVSLGCPKNLVDSEVMMGLLHHNGAELTPNAEDAEIIVINTCSFIDSAKQESVNTILEMVQHKQENGGRAKRIVVAGCLVERYRDEIRKNIPEVDAVVGTGELEAILTAAGLSAMPAPNHSPFQILPQGFQQPSIAAAIEPHLSVASPALVDDTTVHQGLIDRAPSAVSQHSRPLADPENDVETAPQLRITAQTQIAQSLAETGTTAGNGALNHPGQHVGHVSHADKPSGNTGANAPVSTTSRPEGDAREQTGRFSREAWDGATAALPDYLYSDATPRILTTPRASAYIKIAEGCDHPCSFCIIPQLRGKFRSRRMGSIIAEAQNLIAQGVREITLIGQDTTCYGEDLGLKEGLAQLLDALAVLPGLRWLRFLYTYPNKVTTRLLETMAKHDTISKYLDVPLQHASASVLKTMKRGGNAGIFLDLIAKARLIVPGVVIRTSFIVGFPGETEADYKELEAFVAAAKIDWLGVFTYSDEEGAKAFELHDSLKVPTRTIEARRRKLMKLQQKISTKAKAEWVGREIDLLVEGPSEETDLLWEGRTSLHAPEIDGKVFINDFGPHEVLVPGTFYRAEITESHDYDVVARILE; encoded by the coding sequence ATGACTTCTCCAGCGCTCCTCGACGAAAACGCCACCTCTGTCCCAGCCCGACCGAAGGTAGGCTTCGTCTCTCTCGGCTGTCCCAAGAACCTTGTTGATTCGGAAGTGATGATGGGCCTGCTCCATCACAATGGGGCGGAACTGACTCCAAACGCCGAAGACGCCGAGATCATTGTGATCAACACTTGCTCGTTTATTGATTCGGCCAAGCAGGAGTCGGTGAATACGATCCTGGAGATGGTGCAGCACAAGCAGGAGAACGGCGGGCGGGCTAAGCGGATTGTTGTAGCTGGGTGCCTGGTGGAGCGGTACCGGGATGAGATTCGGAAGAATATTCCCGAGGTCGATGCGGTTGTGGGGACGGGGGAGTTGGAGGCGATTCTGACGGCTGCGGGGCTTTCGGCTATGCCTGCGCCGAACCATTCACCGTTTCAGATTCTGCCGCAGGGGTTCCAGCAGCCGAGTATTGCTGCGGCGATTGAGCCGCATTTGAGTGTGGCTTCGCCTGCGCTCGTGGACGATACGACGGTGCATCAGGGGTTGATTGATCGGGCTCCCAGTGCGGTTTCGCAGCATTCGAGGCCGCTGGCTGATCCGGAGAACGATGTGGAGACGGCTCCGCAGCTTCGGATTACGGCGCAGACGCAGATTGCGCAATCGCTGGCAGAGACGGGTACTACCGCCGGAAACGGGGCGCTGAATCATCCGGGGCAGCATGTTGGGCATGTTTCCCATGCAGATAAGCCTTCGGGAAATACGGGGGCAAATGCTCCTGTATCAACAACGAGCCGGCCTGAGGGAGATGCGCGGGAGCAGACGGGGCGGTTTTCCCGGGAGGCGTGGGATGGGGCTACGGCGGCGCTTCCGGATTATCTTTACTCGGACGCTACACCCAGGATCCTGACGACGCCACGGGCTTCGGCGTATATCAAGATTGCCGAGGGTTGCGATCACCCATGCAGCTTCTGCATCATTCCGCAGCTTCGGGGGAAGTTCCGGTCGCGGCGGATGGGGTCGATCATTGCCGAGGCTCAGAATCTGATCGCGCAGGGAGTTCGGGAGATCACGCTGATTGGGCAGGATACGACCTGCTACGGCGAGGATCTTGGTTTGAAGGAAGGGCTGGCACAGTTGCTGGATGCGCTGGCGGTTCTGCCGGGGTTGCGGTGGCTGCGGTTTCTTTATACGTATCCGAACAAGGTCACTACGCGGCTGCTCGAGACGATGGCGAAGCATGACACGATCTCGAAGTATCTCGATGTGCCGCTGCAGCATGCGAGCGCGTCTGTTTTGAAGACGATGAAACGTGGGGGGAACGCCGGGATCTTTCTGGATTTGATTGCGAAGGCTCGGTTGATCGTGCCGGGAGTGGTGATTCGGACTTCGTTTATCGTTGGGTTTCCGGGGGAGACGGAGGCGGATTACAAGGAGCTTGAGGCGTTTGTGGCCGCCGCCAAGATCGATTGGCTTGGGGTGTTCACCTATTCGGATGAAGAGGGGGCGAAGGCGTTCGAGCTGCATGATTCGCTGAAGGTTCCGACGCGGACGATTGAGGCTCGGCGGCGGAAGCTGATGAAGTTGCAGCAGAAAATCAGCACGAAGGCCAAGGCGGAATGGGTTGGGCGGGAGATCGATCTGCTCGTGGAAGGGCCTAGCGAGGAGACGGATCTTCTTTGGGAGGGACGGACTTCGCTCCACGCTCCGGAGATCGATGGGAAGGTATTCATCAACGACTTCGGGCCGCATGAAGTTCTGGTGCCGGGGACGTTCTATCGGGCGGAGATTACGGAGTCGCACGATTATGATGTGGTGGCGCGGATTCTGGAGTAG
- a CDS encoding DNA gyrase inhibitor YacG produces the protein MASVPKALFCPTCRKVVLATDGDFPFCSDRCRILDLGKWASGDYKISSPILDPEVLEGLGENMPHRRHSDDED, from the coding sequence ATGGCATCCGTACCCAAAGCGCTGTTCTGCCCCACCTGCCGGAAGGTTGTTCTCGCGACCGATGGGGACTTCCCGTTCTGTTCGGACCGCTGCCGCATTCTCGATCTTGGGAAGTGGGCTTCGGGCGACTACAAGATCAGTTCGCCGATTCTCGATCCCGAGGTCCTGGAAGGACTCGGCGAGAACATGCCGCATCGGCGGCATAGCGACGACGAAGACTAA
- a CDS encoding DUF433 domain-containing protein, giving the protein MNWLDCDQIEAVPGKVGGRPVIKGTRIEPEVLVVEAEYGRTPEETLADFPTLQIETIRAIQAFAAKQQQLVP; this is encoded by the coding sequence ATGAACTGGCTGGACTGCGATCAGATTGAAGCGGTGCCGGGCAAGGTTGGTGGCCGCCCTGTGATCAAGGGGACTCGGATTGAGCCGGAAGTTCTGGTTGTTGAGGCGGAGTATGGCCGGACACCGGAAGAAACGCTGGCTGATTTTCCGACTTTGCAGATCGAGACGATCCGTGCGATTCAGGCGTTTGCGGCAAAGCAGCAGCAATTAGTTCCTTGA
- a CDS encoding phosphatidylglycerophosphatase A, producing the protein MAHQKQEALTTFPAQRTTWAWLVGTFFGAGLLKPGPGTYGSAAAVALWYAAAHVFHPAHLAIGTTVAAILATLIGIPAATIVARESGREDPGHVVIDEVAGQLIALIAVPADWPHAILSLLLFRLFDILKPPPVRQLERLPEGTGIMLDDVAAGLLALACTQLVLLRF; encoded by the coding sequence ATGGCCCACCAGAAGCAGGAAGCTCTTACAACTTTTCCCGCGCAGCGAACTACCTGGGCGTGGCTGGTCGGCACGTTCTTCGGGGCGGGCCTGCTGAAGCCGGGACCCGGCACGTACGGGTCAGCTGCGGCGGTAGCGCTCTGGTATGCGGCGGCACATGTATTCCATCCGGCTCACCTGGCGATCGGCACTACAGTTGCGGCGATCCTGGCGACGCTGATCGGCATCCCGGCGGCGACAATCGTGGCGCGCGAGTCGGGGCGGGAAGATCCAGGGCACGTGGTGATCGACGAGGTTGCAGGGCAGTTGATCGCGCTGATCGCGGTTCCGGCGGACTGGCCGCATGCGATCCTGTCGCTCTTGTTGTTTCGGCTGTTCGACATTCTGAAGCCGCCGCCGGTGCGGCAGCTCGAGCGGCTTCCGGAAGGTACAGGCATCATGCTTGACGATGTTGCGGCCGGCCTGTTGGCGCTGGCATGTACGCAGCTTGTTCTCCTCCGCTTCTGA